A DNA window from Providencia huaxiensis contains the following coding sequences:
- the fur gene encoding ferric iron uptake transcriptional regulator, with amino-acid sequence MTDNNKALKNAGLKVTLPRLKILEVLQEPECHHVSAEDLYKKLIDMGEEIGLATVYRVLNQFDDAGIVTRHNFEGGKSVFELTQQHHHDHLICLDCGKVIEFTDESIETRQKNIAARHGIKLSNHSLYLYGHCADGDCRDNADAHEAKE; translated from the coding sequence ATGACAGACAACAATAAAGCATTGAAAAATGCTGGACTCAAAGTCACTCTTCCAAGATTAAAAATTTTGGAAGTACTTCAAGAGCCTGAGTGCCACCACGTCAGTGCGGAAGATCTCTATAAAAAGCTGATCGATATGGGTGAAGAGATCGGGTTAGCAACCGTATACCGCGTGTTAAACCAATTTGATGATGCTGGTATCGTAACCCGTCACAACTTCGAGGGGGGTAAATCTGTATTCGAGTTAACTCAGCAACATCACCATGACCATTTAATCTGTTTAGATTGTGGAAAAGTGATTGAGTTTACTGACGAATCCATTGAAACTCGCCAAAAAAATATCGCTGCTCGCCATGGCATTAAACTATCTAACCATAGTTTATATCTATATGGTCATTGCGCAGACGGTGATTGCCGTGATAATGCTGACGCACACGAAGCAAAAGAGTAA
- the fldA gene encoding flavodoxin FldA encodes MAVIGIFFGSDTGNTENIAKMIQERLGKDVAEVHDIAKCSKEDIEAFDILLLGIPTWYYGEAQCDWDDFFPTLEEIDFEGKLVALFGCGDQEDYAEYFCDAMGTIRDIIEPRGAVIVGHWPTEGYHFEVSKGMADDNHFIGLAIDEDRQPELTDERVDAWVKQISEEMSLAEILG; translated from the coding sequence ATGGCAGTCATAGGCATTTTCTTCGGAAGTGACACAGGTAACACAGAAAATATTGCCAAAATGATCCAAGAAAGATTAGGCAAAGATGTAGCAGAAGTTCACGATATCGCAAAATGTAGCAAAGAAGATATTGAAGCTTTTGACATTCTACTTCTCGGTATTCCAACTTGGTATTATGGTGAAGCCCAATGTGATTGGGATGATTTCTTCCCTACTCTCGAAGAAATTGATTTCGAAGGTAAACTTGTCGCCTTATTTGGTTGTGGAGACCAAGAAGACTACGCTGAATATTTCTGTGATGCTATGGGTACGATCCGCGATATTATCGAACCTCGTGGTGCTGTTATTGTTGGCCATTGGCCAACAGAAGGTTATCACTTTGAAGTATCCAAAGGCATGGCAGATGACAACCACTTTATTGGTTTAGCTATTGATGAAGATCGTCAACCTGAGCTAACAGATGAACGTGTTGATGCATGGGTAAAACAAATCTCTGAAGAAATGTCTTTAGCTGAAATTTTAGGCTAA
- the ybfE gene encoding LexA regulated protein → MAKEQTDRTTLDLFAEERRPGRPKTSPLSRDEQLRINKRNQLKRDKVKGLRRVELKLNEEAVAVLNQLAEDKNISRSELIEEILMSQLEHVDTSILK, encoded by the coding sequence ATGGCAAAAGAACAAACAGATCGAACTACGCTAGATTTGTTCGCTGAGGAACGAAGGCCTGGGCGACCTAAAACAAGCCCGCTATCACGGGATGAACAATTAAGGATCAACAAACGCAACCAACTGAAACGAGATAAAGTGAAGGGATTGCGCAGGGTTGAATTGAAGCTGAACGAAGAAGCTGTCGCGGTATTGAATCAGTTAGCTGAAGATAAAAATATAAGCCGTAGTGAATTGATCGAAGAAATTTTAATGTCACAACTTGAGCATGTCGATACATCAATACTCAAATAA
- a CDS encoding type I secretion system permease/ATPase: MEQLNNHGLDALVWVAKYYQNNVSSDQLRHAIGMQTLSPTEWEIRECAHTLGYETELITAQHIQLSTLPLPALIYVAGFWQVISQENELVLINPANDEREPIHNSTVLPETEFDVLLIKEQLEPEQKKAFGFSWFIPSILRQHVKLRNIFILSAIIQLFALISPLLFQNLIDKVLVGRSLSNLHVIALAIFAIAVAEPIYGFIRNKIFSHSSSQISAELSGKIYRHLMALPLNYFKLRPTGKIIARIRELAHIRQFLTGSTLMLFIDFIFVILFVAVLFSYSSLMTWILLGSMGVFFVLWMVLGPIIRQQTEKSYQADENGLTFLTESITGIETIKTTATEKYFNQRWKKIFSKQLTQSFKVSMRSEVASQLMTFVSKITTAILLWVGVKEVLNGGISPGELVAFNMLSAHVTQPVLRFAQVWQDFQHTIISLRRVGDILDEPVENERKGIANTSNIHGKIEFQNIRFRYQPDTPEVLNNLSLTVNAGEFIGITGPSGSGKSTLTKLLQRLYVPQHGQVIVDGMDLAVADTVSLRRKMSVVLQESTLFVGSIADNIRLSHPQATDEQVIHAAKLAGAYDFIMSLPDNFSYPLSEKGLNLSGGQRQRIALARALLTEPDILILDEATSALDYESEAAIMENMPLITQGRTVISIAHRLNTIMHADRICVICQGEVHEMNSHENLLKSNGLYANLWYQQTQ; the protein is encoded by the coding sequence ATGGAACAATTAAATAATCATGGCTTGGATGCTTTAGTTTGGGTGGCTAAATATTACCAAAACAATGTTTCATCTGATCAACTCAGGCATGCAATTGGTATGCAAACTTTATCCCCTACTGAGTGGGAAATTAGAGAATGTGCACATACATTAGGGTATGAAACCGAGCTTATTACCGCGCAACATATACAATTAAGCACGCTGCCTTTACCTGCTTTAATCTATGTAGCGGGTTTTTGGCAAGTTATTAGCCAAGAAAATGAACTGGTACTCATAAACCCCGCCAATGACGAACGGGAACCCATTCATAACTCTACTGTACTTCCAGAAACTGAATTTGACGTATTACTCATTAAAGAACAATTAGAGCCCGAGCAAAAAAAAGCCTTTGGCTTTAGCTGGTTTATTCCCTCTATTTTGCGCCAACACGTTAAATTACGAAATATTTTTATTCTCTCTGCCATTATTCAGCTTTTTGCCTTAATTAGCCCTTTATTATTTCAAAATTTAATCGACAAAGTGTTAGTTGGACGCAGCCTCTCAAATTTGCATGTCATTGCATTGGCAATTTTTGCCATTGCTGTTGCAGAGCCGATATATGGCTTTATTCGTAATAAAATTTTTAGTCATAGTAGCAGCCAGATCAGCGCTGAATTATCAGGCAAAATTTATCGCCATTTAATGGCCTTACCTCTAAATTATTTTAAGCTAAGACCAACCGGTAAAATTATCGCAAGGATCCGTGAATTAGCCCATATAAGGCAATTCTTAACGGGTTCAACTCTGATGCTATTTATAGACTTTATCTTTGTCATTCTTTTTGTCGCGGTTTTATTTTCCTACAGTAGTTTGATGACTTGGATTTTATTAGGCTCTATGGGGGTATTCTTTGTTTTATGGATGGTCCTAGGCCCAATTATTCGCCAACAAACTGAAAAATCCTATCAAGCCGATGAAAATGGTCTCACATTTCTCACTGAAAGTATTACTGGGATTGAAACCATAAAAACGACAGCAACAGAAAAGTACTTTAACCAACGCTGGAAAAAAATATTTAGTAAACAGCTAACTCAAAGCTTTAAAGTTTCAATGCGCAGTGAGGTGGCCTCTCAATTAATGACATTCGTGAGCAAAATAACTACCGCAATCCTTTTGTGGGTTGGTGTCAAAGAGGTGCTAAATGGTGGGATTTCGCCTGGCGAATTAGTGGCATTTAATATGCTAAGTGCACATGTTACACAGCCTGTGTTGCGGTTTGCCCAAGTTTGGCAGGATTTCCAACACACCATCATTTCATTACGTCGAGTGGGAGATATTCTTGATGAGCCCGTAGAAAATGAACGTAAGGGGATTGCAAATACGTCAAATATTCACGGAAAAATCGAGTTTCAAAATATTCGCTTTCGTTATCAACCTGATACGCCCGAAGTTCTCAATAATTTGTCATTAACGGTTAATGCAGGTGAATTTATTGGCATTACCGGCCCCTCAGGTTCCGGGAAAAGTACCCTAACAAAATTATTACAACGACTTTATGTCCCACAGCACGGGCAAGTTATTGTTGATGGTATGGATCTCGCGGTTGCAGATACCGTTTCATTACGCCGAAAAATGAGCGTCGTATTACAAGAAAGTACCTTATTCGTCGGCTCTATCGCTGATAACATTCGATTAAGTCATCCACAAGCGACTGATGAACAAGTTATTCACGCTGCAAAATTGGCTGGCGCTTATGACTTTATAATGTCATTACCTGATAATTTTAGTTACCCCTTATCAGAAAAAGGCTTAAACCTTTCAGGCGGTCAACGTCAACGAATTGCGCTTGCGCGTGCTTTGCTCACCGAACCCGATATTTTAATTCTCGATGAAGCTACTTCCGCACTCGATTATGAATCAGAAGCCGCCATTATGGAAAACATGCCATTAATTACTCAAGGAAGAACCGTTATTAGTATTGCGCATCGGTTAAATACGATTATGCACGCAGATAGGATATGTGTGATTTGCCAAGGAGAAGTACACGAAATGAATTCACATGAAAACTTACTCAAATCAAATGGCTTATACGCCAATTTATGGTACCAACAAACACAATAA
- a CDS encoding HlyD family type I secretion periplasmic adaptor subunit: MKHRLDKNRYNSFLPSHLAILKTPPSYLALYVAISIGIGVFLAVTWSFFGKLDIQATTQGKLIVSGRTQLIQAFELSRLEHIHVTDGQIVKQGDPLITVNVLGVDQDILSLNYQHNFHVSEILIYQSLISQQPLEQLPLFSQLTETEQNNTRASYQTQKIEFDSLINELNNEIQLNIVNQQARKDELLTINSLIVNIKKRLDAHHSLTEKQLISQKEFLEQERELLIAKKEKVTKLSELSILKSQHHALNEKMGRMKAQKNQEWDEKYKQADFKRVSLEQELLKNKERNQLEIIRAPVDGTIQQLATHTLGAVLQPAQQLMAVVPNNHVQLAEIKILNKDIGFIHEGLRAEVKIDAFPYTRYGTIEGEVISISRDSTLDENLGLVFLGQIGLNQKELLVDGESIELTPGLSIVAEIKTDKRRIIDYLLSPINEYTSNAMREK; this comes from the coding sequence ATGAAACATCGATTAGATAAAAACCGTTATAACAGCTTTTTGCCTTCACACTTGGCAATATTAAAGACACCACCGTCTTATTTGGCTCTATATGTCGCTATTTCTATTGGTATAGGCGTTTTTCTTGCCGTGACTTGGTCATTTTTTGGCAAATTGGATATTCAAGCAACGACTCAGGGGAAACTGATTGTTTCGGGACGAACACAGTTAATTCAAGCGTTTGAATTAAGCCGTTTAGAACATATTCATGTTACTGATGGGCAAATCGTGAAACAAGGGGATCCTTTAATTACTGTCAATGTGCTCGGCGTTGACCAAGATATCCTAAGTTTAAATTATCAACATAACTTCCATGTATCTGAAATACTAATTTATCAATCATTGATTTCACAACAGCCCCTTGAACAATTACCTTTATTTAGCCAATTAACTGAAACAGAACAGAACAATACGCGGGCTAGCTATCAAACACAAAAAATAGAATTTGATTCATTAATTAATGAGCTTAACAATGAAATTCAATTAAATATTGTTAATCAACAAGCTAGAAAAGATGAATTACTTACCATCAACTCCCTCATTGTGAACATCAAAAAGCGCCTTGATGCACACCATTCGTTAACAGAAAAGCAGTTAATCAGCCAGAAAGAGTTTTTAGAACAAGAGCGGGAACTATTAATCGCTAAAAAAGAAAAAGTCACCAAATTATCTGAGTTATCAATTCTAAAAAGCCAGCATCACGCCTTAAATGAAAAGATGGGCAGAATGAAAGCACAAAAAAACCAAGAGTGGGATGAAAAATACAAACAAGCCGACTTTAAGCGAGTTTCTCTTGAACAAGAATTATTAAAAAATAAAGAGAGGAATCAATTAGAGATTATACGAGCTCCCGTTGATGGCACTATTCAGCAGCTTGCTACACATACCTTAGGGGCTGTGCTACAACCGGCACAGCAGTTAATGGCGGTAGTTCCTAATAATCATGTTCAATTAGCTGAAATTAAAATCTTGAACAAAGATATTGGGTTCATCCATGAAGGGTTGAGAGCAGAAGTGAAAATAGATGCTTTCCCTTACACTCGTTATGGCACGATTGAAGGTGAAGTGATTTCCATATCTCGTGACAGTACTCTCGATGAAAACCTTGGATTAGTATTCTTAGGACAAATCGGTCTTAATCAAAAAGAACTACTCGTCGATGGTGAGTCCATTGAACTGACTCCCGGTTTATCCATTGTAGCTGAAATAAAAACGGATAAACGTCGCATTATTGATTACTTGCTCAGCCCTATCAATGAATACACCTCAAACGCGATGAGAGAGAAATAA
- a CDS encoding peptidase domain-containing ABC transporter, with protein sequence MDSLKSESTLYFISVIAKLSGGINPKELEQALNKPIGYNEKLNIIKSKYSIRCRNKHQKNKNLTKIVCPAILYNVKGEAFLLANRNQEQVLVQQFGNTPPEIWSIEELNQQWSGHWLQVSLKQGQFDITWFQVEFMKYKPIILWVLFFSFILQILALVSPIVMQVIMDKVLVHNSLVTLDVLIFGLMIAALIEVTLKGLREYIYHHTVNRIDMTLGLKLVNHLLRLPIPFFKSRQIGAIVTRVKELETIREFLTSSFFTLCVDVLFLFVFIFVMNLISTTLTIIFLCSIPFYLLLAWWLTPKIESAAQQQFTNIAINTSFLTESINGIETAKSLSVEPNFTRRWDGQTSDMSQTNFVSGQISSRSEHLVMAIEKITSAIVLWVGASEVLALQMTIGQLIAFHMMVSHANQPLIKLTKLWGDYIRTRVAIEKLSQIINLPIEQSQQENKLPLQGHLNLKNISFRYQPNMPFVLKNFNLNIKAGETIGIVGTSGSGKSTLAKLLLRLYTPESGAIFVDNTPISAINLHSLRQQIGIVLQENFLFSQSVFHNIAQTSPDASMDEVVHAAKMAGAHDFILKLPKGYDTVLAEGGTSLSGGQRQRIAIARTLLSNPKVIIFDEATSALDDESQAVIQENMHIIAKGRTIITIAHRLSTIRHHQRIIVMQNGEIIEQGSHQQLIEQGDFYKHLWTLQQSLKSDMDVK encoded by the coding sequence ATGGATAGTCTCAAATCAGAATCGACATTATACTTTATTAGTGTTATTGCTAAGTTGTCAGGGGGAATAAACCCTAAAGAACTAGAACAAGCACTCAATAAACCTATTGGTTACAATGAAAAACTTAACATTATTAAATCAAAGTACTCCATTCGCTGTAGGAATAAACATCAGAAAAATAAAAATCTAACTAAAATAGTTTGCCCTGCTATTTTATATAATGTCAAAGGAGAAGCCTTTCTATTAGCTAACCGTAACCAAGAGCAAGTGCTCGTTCAGCAATTTGGGAATACCCCTCCAGAAATATGGAGCATTGAAGAACTGAATCAACAATGGAGTGGTCACTGGTTACAGGTAAGCCTTAAACAGGGGCAATTTGACATCACTTGGTTCCAAGTTGAATTTATGAAATATAAACCCATTATTTTGTGGGTTTTATTCTTTTCATTTATATTGCAAATCCTCGCATTAGTATCCCCTATTGTTATGCAAGTTATTATGGATAAGGTGCTCGTTCATAATAGTTTAGTCACCTTAGATGTTTTAATTTTTGGGTTAATGATTGCAGCACTAATAGAAGTGACGTTGAAAGGGTTACGTGAGTACATTTATCATCATACAGTTAACCGTATTGATATGACACTTGGCTTAAAACTGGTTAATCATTTACTTAGACTACCTATTCCCTTTTTTAAAAGTAGGCAAATAGGTGCAATTGTTACCCGAGTGAAAGAGCTCGAAACTATTCGTGAATTTTTAACCAGTAGCTTTTTCACTCTATGTGTAGATGTATTATTTTTATTTGTGTTTATTTTTGTGATGAATTTAATTTCCACAACACTCACAATAATATTTCTGTGTTCTATTCCATTTTATCTTTTATTAGCTTGGTGGTTAACGCCTAAAATTGAATCGGCAGCACAACAACAGTTTACCAACATCGCCATCAATACCTCTTTTTTGACTGAAAGTATTAATGGAATCGAAACCGCGAAAAGCTTATCCGTAGAACCTAATTTTACTCGTCGCTGGGACGGTCAAACCTCTGATATGAGCCAAACTAACTTTGTATCAGGGCAAATAAGCTCGCGTTCTGAACATTTGGTGATGGCTATTGAAAAAATCACCAGTGCGATTGTTTTGTGGGTTGGTGCCTCTGAAGTTTTAGCATTGCAAATGACGATTGGCCAGCTTATTGCCTTTCACATGATGGTTAGCCACGCTAATCAGCCTCTCATCAAACTAACTAAACTATGGGGGGACTACATTCGAACCCGTGTCGCTATCGAAAAACTCTCCCAAATTATCAACTTACCTATCGAACAATCTCAGCAAGAAAATAAATTGCCCCTTCAAGGGCATTTAAATTTAAAAAATATTTCGTTCCGTTACCAACCAAACATGCCGTTTGTTCTAAAAAACTTTAATTTAAATATTAAAGCGGGAGAAACCATTGGCATTGTCGGTACGTCCGGGTCAGGTAAAAGTACCCTTGCTAAATTGTTACTACGGCTCTATACCCCAGAGAGTGGCGCCATTTTTGTGGATAACACGCCCATATCCGCGATTAACTTACACTCCCTTCGTCAACAAATTGGCATTGTGCTGCAAGAGAATTTTTTATTCAGCCAATCCGTTTTTCACAATATTGCTCAAACCTCACCGGATGCTTCCATGGACGAAGTCGTTCATGCGGCCAAAATGGCGGGAGCACATGATTTTATTTTGAAATTACCAAAAGGTTACGACACCGTTCTTGCCGAGGGAGGAACATCCCTTTCTGGCGGTCAACGCCAGCGCATTGCTATTGCTCGAACACTACTCTCTAACCCTAAAGTGATTATTTTTGATGAGGCAACTAGCGCGTTAGATGACGAGTCCCAAGCCGTTATTCAAGAAAATATGCATATTATTGCAAAAGGAAGAACCATCATCACAATTGCTCATCGCTTATCAACCATTCGCCATCACCAGCGGATCATTGTGATGCAAAATGGGGAAATCATTGAGCAAGGTAGCCACCAGCAACTTATTGAACAAGGTGATTTTTATAAACACTTGTGGACTCTACAACAGTCTCTGAAATCAGACATGGACGTAAAATGA
- the ybfF gene encoding esterase, with the protein MTVLLNHTIHKPENPISNSPVVLIHGLFGDLNNLGVLGRNLQQYFDTIQIDVRNHGDSFRDEQMSYQQMAQDVITLVKSLGYENAILIGHSMGGKIAMAATAIAPNFIDSIVAIDMAPVAYQVRRHDKIFAALDAAIAKNAKTRQEATVIMHDYINEDGVIQFLLKSFKQGEWKFNLPALKANYESIIGWETVPAWDKPVLLIPGGNSPYVQAEYKEQIAQQFPQAKAWVVADTGHWVHAEKPDHVLRAIHRFLSIPE; encoded by the coding sequence ATGACTGTATTACTTAACCATACTATTCATAAACCTGAAAATCCAATCTCAAATAGCCCAGTAGTACTCATCCATGGGCTATTTGGTGACCTCAACAACTTAGGTGTTCTAGGGCGTAATTTACAACAATATTTCGATACGATTCAAATTGATGTTCGTAATCATGGTGACTCATTTCGTGATGAGCAAATGAGTTACCAGCAAATGGCTCAAGATGTTATTACATTAGTAAAATCTTTAGGTTACGAAAATGCTATTTTAATTGGCCACTCAATGGGGGGGAAAATTGCCATGGCAGCAACCGCAATAGCCCCTAATTTTATTGATAGCATCGTTGCGATTGATATGGCGCCCGTCGCTTACCAAGTCCGTCGTCATGATAAAATATTTGCAGCTCTTGATGCGGCCATAGCAAAAAATGCGAAAACTCGCCAAGAAGCTACCGTGATTATGCATGATTACATTAATGAGGATGGCGTAATCCAATTTCTGCTTAAGTCGTTTAAACAAGGTGAGTGGAAATTTAATTTACCCGCTCTCAAAGCTAATTATGAAAGTATTATTGGTTGGGAAACAGTACCTGCTTGGGACAAACCCGTGTTGTTAATCCCCGGAGGAAACTCCCCCTATGTGCAAGCTGAATATAAAGAACAAATCGCACAACAGTTTCCGCAAGCCAAAGCGTGGGTTGTCGCTGATACAGGGCACTGGGTTCATGCAGAAAAACCAGACCATGTTTTAAGAGCTATCCATCGTTTTTTATCTATCCCCGAATAA
- the seqA gene encoding replication initiation negative regulator SeqA yields MKTIDVDEELYRYIASHTQHIGESASDILRRMLNFKSGQPVQAKEMSQEHAVIKAEPATSIPAVALNPVRVIRELLLSDAYAEKNKAIDRFMLILSTLYSLDANRFASATELMHGRTRIYFAGDEQTLLAAGKQSKPRHIPGTPYWVITNTNTNRKRSMVDAIMQEMQFPTNVIEKVCNTI; encoded by the coding sequence ATGAAAACAATAGACGTTGATGAAGAGCTTTACCGCTATATTGCGAGCCATACACAGCATATCGGTGAAAGTGCATCGGATATTTTGCGCCGTATGTTAAATTTCAAATCCGGGCAGCCAGTACAAGCAAAAGAAATGAGTCAGGAACATGCTGTTATTAAGGCTGAACCTGCGACGAGTATACCTGCTGTTGCATTAAATCCTGTTAGGGTCATTAGAGAGCTCCTGTTATCTGACGCTTATGCAGAAAAAAATAAAGCGATTGACCGCTTTATGTTGATTTTATCTACTTTATATAGTTTAGATGCGAATCGTTTTGCGAGTGCAACAGAGTTAATGCATGGTCGAACTCGTATTTATTTTGCTGGCGATGAGCAAACATTACTTGCAGCCGGTAAACAATCTAAGCCTCGCCATATTCCTGGGACACCGTATTGGGTGATCACAAATACGAACACGAATCGTAAACGTAGTATGGTTGATGCGATTATGCAGGAAATGCAATTTCCAACCAATGTGATTGAAAAAGTTTGTAATACTATTTAA
- the pgm gene encoding phosphoglucomutase (alpha-D-glucose-1,6-bisphosphate-dependent) has translation MTIHERAGQLPFQSDLINVAQLTAQYYTQQPQPGNASQAVKFGTSGHRGSSLRKNFNENHILAIAQAIADLRKKQGVTGPCFVGKDTHALSEAAFITVVEVLAANQVHVIVQENNGFTPTPAVSHAILSYNQSHQDVADGIVITPSHNPPEDGGIKYNPANGGPADTDLTSVIEKNANQLLANNLEGIKRTNFDSAMASEYVIQKDLVMPYVSALGEVVDMQAIAKSGLKIGVDPLGGSGIEYWKKIAEYYQLDIEIVNDQLDQTFRFMPLDHDGVIRMDCSSSWAMAGLLGMKEKFDLAFANDPDYDRHGIVTPDGLMNPNHYLAVAIDYLFQHRPQWGKNVAVGKTLVSSAMIDRVVNDIGRELVEVPVGFKWFVDGLFSGQLGFGGEESAGASFLKFDGTPWSTDKDGIILCLLAAEITAVTGENPQQRYNNLAKKFGAPIYNRIQAKATHEEKAKLSKLSPEMVAADTLAGDKITQRLTAAPGNNAPIGGLKIMTDYGWFAARPSGTEEAYKIYCESFRGEEHLRQIEKEAIEIVSKVIR, from the coding sequence GTGACAATACATGAACGTGCAGGGCAGCTTCCGTTTCAAAGTGACTTGATCAATGTCGCTCAATTAACCGCTCAATATTATACGCAGCAACCACAACCTGGAAATGCATCTCAAGCTGTTAAGTTTGGAACATCAGGGCATCGTGGTAGCTCATTGCGTAAAAACTTTAATGAAAACCACATATTAGCTATTGCACAAGCGATAGCTGATTTACGCAAAAAGCAAGGCGTAACAGGCCCCTGTTTTGTGGGGAAAGACACCCATGCGTTATCAGAAGCGGCATTTATCACTGTGGTTGAAGTCTTAGCGGCAAATCAAGTTCATGTTATTGTTCAGGAAAATAATGGATTTACCCCAACGCCTGCTGTCTCTCATGCCATTTTAAGTTATAACCAATCACATCAAGATGTTGCGGATGGTATTGTTATTACACCATCACATAACCCACCTGAAGATGGCGGTATTAAATATAATCCTGCGAATGGTGGGCCGGCAGATACCGATTTAACGTCTGTCATTGAGAAAAATGCTAACCAATTGCTAGCCAATAACCTTGAAGGAATTAAAAGAACCAACTTTGATAGCGCGATGGCGAGTGAGTACGTCATTCAGAAAGATTTGGTTATGCCTTATGTCTCTGCATTAGGTGAAGTTGTTGATATGCAAGCAATTGCTAAGTCTGGTTTAAAAATTGGCGTTGACCCTCTAGGCGGCTCTGGTATTGAGTACTGGAAAAAAATTGCTGAATATTATCAATTAGATATTGAAATCGTAAATGACCAATTAGACCAAACATTCCGTTTTATGCCTTTAGACCATGATGGTGTCATCCGTATGGACTGCTCATCAAGTTGGGCAATGGCGGGTTTGCTTGGGATGAAAGAAAAATTTGATTTAGCTTTCGCTAATGACCCTGACTATGACCGTCATGGCATTGTCACCCCCGATGGTTTAATGAACCCAAATCACTATCTTGCTGTGGCAATCGACTACCTATTCCAACACCGCCCTCAGTGGGGAAAAAATGTTGCGGTAGGGAAAACCCTTGTCTCAAGTGCGATGATTGACCGTGTTGTTAACGATATAGGGCGTGAATTAGTTGAAGTGCCAGTAGGGTTCAAATGGTTTGTTGATGGGTTATTCAGCGGCCAGCTAGGTTTTGGCGGTGAGGAAAGTGCTGGGGCATCATTTTTGAAATTCGATGGCACACCTTGGTCAACAGACAAAGACGGTATCATTCTTTGCTTACTCGCTGCAGAAATTACGGCGGTTACGGGTGAAAACCCGCAGCAACGTTATAATAACCTCGCTAAGAAATTTGGCGCACCGATTTACAACCGTATTCAAGCGAAAGCGACTCACGAGGAAAAAGCGAAGCTAAGTAAATTATCACCGGAAATGGTTGCAGCAGATACATTGGCTGGAGATAAAATTACACAGCGTTTAACTGCTGCCCCTGGTAATAATGCACCAATTGGCGGTTTAAAAATCATGACTGATTATGGCTGGTTCGCAGCAAGACCATCAGGCACGGAAGAAGCGTATAAAATTTATTGTGAAAGTTTCCGCGGAGAAGAGCATTTACGCCAAATAGAAAAAGAAGCGATTGAGATCGTAAGCAAAGTTATTCGCTAA